The Nicotiana tomentosiformis chromosome 2, ASM39032v3, whole genome shotgun sequence genome includes the window GCTTTAGCAGTAGACAAGGCCACaaaattttgctttttggcagcccaagacacaagatatgagccaagaaagtgtgctatacctgaagtgctctttctatccacaagaaaacctacataatcagcatcaacatataccactaagttgaaattactaccttttggatacaaTAGGTgaagatcagtggtgccttttaggtatctcaagatcctcttgacagcagtcaagtgagactcctttggatttgcctgaaatctagcacaaagtcctacactgaaaacaatgtcaggtctactaacAATGAGATATAGCAATGAGCCAATTATTCCCCTATAcatcttctgatcaacagatgaaccggGTTTATCTATATCCAATTTTGTGGCCGTTGCTATAGGAgtatcaatttctttggaatcttccattttaaaccttttaagcaactcttttttGTACTTctgttgatggatcatagttccatttgaattttatttaatttgtaagcctaaaaataaattaagctcacccatcatactgatttcaaattcactccccattagtttagcagaTTTATTACTTAACTTATCTGTTATTGCTCCAAGGATTATATCATCatcatatatctgaactaccaagagatctttaccttttttttcaagaataaagtattgtcaattttacctctattgtagccatgctcaagcaagaatttaGACAATCTTTCATatcatgctcttggagcctgcttgagcctataaagtgccttgtcaagttTTTACACATGATTAGGactttccttgctttcaaagccagGAGGTTGCTTGAcgaacacttcttcctttagatagccattgaggaatgcactcttgacatccatctgatggagagtgaattccatgtaagcaacaaaggctataaggagtctaattgcttccaatcttgcaactggagtaaaagtctcatcatagtctatgccctcctcttgactatatccttgaaccaccaatcttgccttgttccatGTAActattccatcttcatcaagtttgtttctgaagatccattttgtgccaattactgatttgTCGTTGGGttttggtaccagatgccaaacttgacttctctcaaattggttgagttcatcttgcattgcattcaccagtttgcatcctgcaaagcctcggtaacatttttaggttcacTAAGAGATAAAAAAgtatcaaaagcacaaagattattcaaagaagatctggttttgattccagagttGAATCAATGATTATGTtcccaatgggatgagaactttgatacttgtaaggtttcacaaccagctggttttccttagatgttccttcaatgtttgTTGCTGAGGAACAAGTTTATGGATAggttcccttgaggtttgaggatcagttcctctttgttcagttccccatgtcaagttgccctgggtggaaggacctgttccatttccTTTCTCTGGTGCAGCTTAAATCTGGGCTGtcgtttcatttgagtttcttaccagcccaattgcttcatcatcttATTCCTGCCTCTAAAAAAGAATGGTAGTTTTATCAAAAACCatatgtacactttcttctacacacatagttcttttgttataaatcttataagctttactatgtgaagaatatcctaagaatactccctcatcacttctgggatcaaacttacctagagaGTCTTTTCCATTATTGTTCACAAAGCACTTGTATCAAAATGCCCTAAATGGGATATATTtgattttctccctttaagttactcatagggagtcttctcaacaagaggtatagtcatgcacctatttatgatgtagcatgcagtgttcacagcttctgcccagaaattatAGGGCAATTTACTAGAAAGTaacatagtcctagccatttcctctaatgtcctattctttctttcaactactctatTTTGTTGTGGATTCCTAAGAGCAGAAAAGTTATGATCTATgtcatgctcatcacaaaattcagcaaattgagcattctcaaattcagcaccatgatcagacctaattgatgcaagttggtTACTTAGTTATTTCTGAATTTTTCTAACAaatgaagtgaacatgtcaaatgcttcatctttagatgttaagaacaatgtccaagtaaacgtagagtaatcatcaacaagcaccataatATATCTCTTACCACTTCtgctcaatgttctcattggtccacaaagatccatatggaccagttccatcgttctggtaatacttaccattttcttgcttttgaaagaggatcttacctccTTCCCctttgcacaagcctcacaaactttatcttccttgaacttaatatttggcaggcctatcaccaagaccttggagactagtttgttgagttggctTAGACTGGTATGTCCAAGTCTCTTATGCCAAATGAGGGTATCATTATACAACatacttaagcaagtgagttcgttatctgaaagtgtggacagatccacCACATATATGTTATTCACTTTTTGtccctgcaaaactatcttgtcagtggtaagattaatcacaaagcattttgtatAGGTGAAGGCTACCATGTTACCTCaatcacacaattgtgatacacttattagactgtacttcagtccatctatcaagtagacattctcaatagagtaaAAATTAGACTTACCTACATTTTCAAcgccaatgatctcacctttctttacatttccaaaggagacattacctcatttaaggtcctcaagtaaAAGGAAccggttcttgcttcctgtcatgtgctttgaacaaccactatccatgtaccatatttggctgctcccttTCACTTGTACCTGTAAAAGGAAATCAAGGGCTACTCtaaggaacccaaactagtttggtccctttctataggcaaaaagataaatcaaattctttttagcccaacttggcagcctatttttcccttgaacaaattttttgttcttttgacttgccttcttttttgcagtgcattcactcttATAGTGACCAATGTTACCACAATGTGTGCAAATCTTATTCTCAAGGAGTGTGAGATACTTtcttttgggatcccacttaggtacAGAGTTTCCCAAAGCtaagtcctcttctattgctactatgatgttcttgtagccatgaaagtgcatcagaggacttgttccatttacaagttttgtctagctcatgcttgaccttgttcAGATCCTCCTTTAAGACTCTTACCAGTTCATCCTTCTTACacaactcatctttcatttttcctgCATTTTCTTTTATAGTGAGTTATGTGTGATCAACTGTCTTTTTGCATGTTCATAAtttcaattttagattttcagatctacGTTGTAGGACAGTtgtatcaagtgcatgaacctggttcttcaacacaGTATTTTCACTTTCAGATTCACAAGCCCTAAGTTTCAGGTTTTTGCACTTAGCTTTCAAAATCACATATTCTTTTGACAGTTGTTCCTTTTCATTATtcacatcctcagattcatcaattagttctAGTAGTAACTCGGATAATCTTTCTTTAGATAgaaatttaatcttgtctttgagaagaaggacacttacctcaatttccTCATCAGATGCTCCAATAGCCAGTAGTGCtcgttcatcatcatcatcatcatcatctgagaTTTTATCTGAGCTTTCTCACCAAGCAGCGACCATAGCCTTGGTAGATCCTTTGTTGTTGCATTTCTTAGGTCAAACCTATTCCTTCTTCCTGTTTCTTCGTTcaactctttccttcttccattcaatttcccacaaAAGATAATTTTTTATCACGGTCTTTCCATACTTGTAGCAGCCATCATTGGTTTGCATCTTTGGAGCTCTTGCCTTACTGTAGCTTCAACATtttgaagaaccctttcctctccttaggtactgtaacgacccggtcggtcgtttcgagagttatagctcatttttcccatttctacttctttttgtgttattcagctatattatattataccggattagttggttagggaccagagtggtttcagagtgaattgagacacttagtctcttaagtagaaacttaagttgaaaaagtcaaccggatattgacctatgtgtaaatgatctcgaatttgaattctgatggttctgttagctctgttaggtgattttggacttaggagtgcatccagaatgtgatttggaggtccgcggtagaattaggcttgagttggcgaaattggaaatttggcgattttagTCGGTAGTAGAAAATATGGTATCGCggtcagaatggaattctgaaagttggagtaggttcgtagtgtcatttgtgatgtgtatgcaagatttgaggtcattcggacgtggtttggttggtttcgacatcggttgctgaatttgaaaatttagaagttcttaggcttgaatccgagagtaatttgatgatttgacgttgttttgagtgattcgaaggttcgactaagttggtatgttgatatatgacttattggtatttttggttgaggtcccgagggcctcggggtaattccgggtggttaacggatttgtcgaagttggaaaatgcagctgaagctactgctactgctatttttgcacctgcagaataaagagtcgcaggtgcgaggccgctggtgcgcgtggcgAGTTCGCAGGtacgggcaatgctgggctaggcaggttgcgcagATGCAAAACCTGGGGCGCAGTTACGGAAAGGGGAATGCTGGGCAGGCTTTGCAGAAGTGGAGGAAATGCGCAGGTGCCCTTTTGCAGGCGCAAGAATTTGCtacgcagatgcggaaaaatATGAGTCCAAGGCTGGAGCACAGGCGCAAAGgatttggccgcatctgcgagcccgcatgtgcgaggcctggagcgcaggtgcggaagatggTAAATTAAGTGGAGTTCGCAGATACGGcgccttgaccgcaggtgcggtaatgCATGCGCGGAAAAAGagcctgcaggtgcgaaaaacctgggcagaaaccttAAATTGAACCCTtcacgaatttggttcatttccaccattttcaagtcggtttttagagcttttggagtgatttttgaggggtgattcaagggctatcagtgaggtaagttgcttgagccctaatactcatatatgtagtgatttcccattgtttaatcatgtaattagtgaaaatgaggggttaggatttggaatttttggagagtaatttaaggatttgaaggactaaacgatgtcggattttgatgaatttggtgtggTTAGATTtctgagtgaatgagatttctagttttgtgaattttgttggatttcgagacctGGCCCGAGgagcgggtttgagccaatttcgggttttggtctaatt containing:
- the LOC138906215 gene encoding secreted RxLR effector protein 161-like — its product is MEDSKEIDTPIATATKLDIDKPGSSVDQKMYRGIIGSLLYLIVSRPDIVFSVGLCARFQANPKESHLTAVKRILRYLKGTTDLHLLYPKGSNFNLVVYVDADYVGFLVDRKSTSGIAHFLGSYLVSWAAKKQNFVALSTAKAEYVVVASCYAQLLWIKQQLMDFGIDVSCIPIFYDNTSAISMTKNPVHHKRTKHINIRHYVLRDNYEKCLITVEYCATDKQIADIFTKALSRDTLKGTY